CGCTTTGATGGGCGATTTTGTCATCCAAAAATCCAACGGCAGCCCGATCTATAATTTCGCCACGGTGATCGACGATCATGTCATGGAAATTTCCCATGTCATCCGGGCAGCCGAACATATCTCCAACACCTTCCCGCAGGTCGTGATCTACCGCGCTTTGGCTTGGCAACTGCCGGAATTTGCTCACCTCGTGCTGCTGCTCAATCCCGATAAGACGAAAATATCCAAGCGGAAAGGCGCCGTCTACTTGGGTGAATTCGCCGAGATGGGTTATTTACCGGAAGCGATGCTGAACTTTAACGCCTTCCTGGGCTGGAATCCGGGTGGGGATGTAATGGAAGAAATCTTAAGCAAAGAAGAATTGATCCAGATGTTCAGCCTGGAGCGCTGCACAGAATCCAATGCCGTCTTTGACCAGGTCAAACTGGATTGGATGAATGGCATGTGGATTCGCCGGCTGACACCGGAAGATCTTTGCTTACGGGTTATGCCTTTTATGCAGAAAGCCGGACTGATTCAGGAAGACACGCCGGCGGCACGGGCTTATCTGACCAAACTGATCCATTTGATTCACGAACGTTTGCCGCGTCTGGATGCCGCGCCGGCCAGTCTCGCCTATTTCTATCAGGATTGGACAGAAGATGAGGTTGCGCTCGATCTGTTTAGTTCCAAACGGCAAACCCCGCAGCAAATCGCAGCCATGCTGCAGGACGCTCTGCTACTGCTGAAAACCACGGAATTTTCAGCCGAAGCCATGGAAGCGGTCATGAATGAAAAATGCGAGGCAATCGGCTGGAAAAAAGGCGACTTCTTTATGCCTTTGCGCGTTGCTTTTACCAACCGCAAGGTATCGCCGCCGCTCTTCCCCACCATGGAACTCATCGGCCGTGACCGCGTCATAGCCCGTATGGAGAAAGCCATCGCCGCTTTGCAGAAATAGAACCACCGGCATTGAAAAGGCTGTTCTTTCCAGATGGCAATCATCTGAGAACAGCCTTTTCAAGAATTCCGATCCTGAAATAAACTTTTGCTGCAGACCTGGCTGCGGTTTTATTTTTTTAGATCAAACGGAGGACCGGCTATGTTCAACTGGTTTCAATTTCTCACCTATGCTTTGATTACCGCTTTCACACCGGGACCGAATAACATCATGTCGATGTCCAATGCCGGTCGGGTTGGCTTTCGTAAGAGCATCCTTTTCAATTTTGGCATCTGGGTTGGTTTTTCTGTGGTGATGCTGCTCTGCACTGCCTTTGCCAGCCTGCTCTCCACTTATCTGCCGGTCATCAAGCTGCCGATGCTGCTGCTGGGCGCCGCTTATATGTTGTATCTCGCCTGGAGCACCTACCGGAGTTCCTCCCGCATCGAAGAAAATCCGACAGCCGGCAGCTTTTGGTCCGGCTTACTGCTGCAGTTCATCAATCCCAAAATCTATCTTTACGGCATTATATCGATGGAAGCCTATATCCTGCCTTTCTATCACAGCCAACTGCTGATACTGTTTGGCTTTGCCTTACTGCTCGCCTTCATTGGTTTTTGCTTCACGCTGCTCTGGGCGGGTTTCGGTTCGGTTTTTCGCAGCCTGTTCTCGCAGCACGCCAAAATTGTTAATCCCCTTCTGGCGCTGATGCTGGTTTACTGCGCCGTCTCTTTATTTTTTGAGTAAATTGCAAAGAGAAAGCCTCTGCAGCGCATGGCTTCAGGAGCTTTCTCTTTCTTATTAATGATTATACATGATTCGTTTCGGCAAAATGCTGCATGATCTTCCGCCAAACAATTTGGGTTTCCTGAAACTCCCGATAATGTTTCTGAACATTTTTATCGTATTTATCCAATTCAGTTAAAATATTGCCGAACTCAGGATTGCCGAAATGCGCGCACACGCCAGGTAAAACCGTTTGCAGCTGCCGCCGCATCTCGGCAATTTTCTCCGTATAGTGCTCCGGCATGGTCAGGTAAAGCAGCAAGGGTTTATAGCGAATCCAACCGATGCAAGCTTTGTAAAAGCGGTCGATAATTTGCGGATTAGTTGCCGTGATGAACTTGAGTTTGAGCGGTAAAACGCCATCCAGCAAATGGTGGTAGGTCGAAAACCCATCGTGGAATGTATAACATGGTACTTTCAGTACTTTACGATCAGCCAGACAGGTGCCTAAAAAAGTATCTTCTCCTCTCGCTCCCGGGGGATTGTAAAAAGGATAAACCCGTGTCGGGTCTTTCAGATTGATGCCAAGATTCGAACCGGAGATAAACTTCGCATGGTTCACCTCGGCAACTTCGAAAGGCAAAGAATTGGTTAAGACGGCGGTATCCGCATAGGTCACGCCGCCGTTGTTCATAACCGATTTGATATTATCCCAATTTAAAATATCATTGCTGATGGCTTCGATCAGGGTGCGAAAATCCGCCTCCGTCAATTGTTCGCTGTATTCCATGTAGGGAATTGGAGAAATATAGCCGCAATGATATCCATGCGTCAGATCGGCTTGGCCGATATTGGCGATGTGCTCCGCCAATACGGCTTGCCCGCCCCATACGGCATGGTCATGTGTATTGGTCACGGCAATGGGGTATTCATCATCATCCAGAAAAATCAAATAATCCATACCGTGCTTGATAGCACTGTAAAGCACAATGTTCCGCTGTGCCGCATAACCTTTGCCAAAAATACCGCGCGCTTCACTGCGCTGGATCAGATTCTGTGTCATCATCGCTTCAATTTCCTGGTTCACTTCGTTCTTGCCAAGAAAGACAGCCCCGTCAATATATTCCGCCAATTCCGGCTGGATATTGATATAGTCTCTTTTTTTTGTTTGTTTATAAGACAGATCATAGGCCACAAAGATGCTCAAAGCGATTTTTTTGTTATCGACCAAACCGGATTCCATCCAATTATAAATCTGCGTACTCAGGACCTTTTGAAAGCTTTTTCTGCCGGTCGCAAAACCAATGCCGACTTTAAGCGCTTGATTCTTCATCACCGTTTCCCTCCTCCCAGCAGCGATCCAGCGGATTGTACCCGAAATAATCCGGTTCGGAATCAGATTGAATCGTGACGTTGTCCGAAGAACCGTCAAAAACAGTTCGCTACTATAAATTTAGTATAACAGTACAATTTATTGCTGTCAATCTTTAGCTTACTGGACTTTGCTATGCTTTCCGATCAAAAATACCGGAACATTGATACCTTACTCAATGCCCCGGTATTTGAGATGTAGCCTCTCGCTTAAATCCAGACCAGCTGCACGGCGGAACGCAGCTCGCCAACCTCGTCACCGCGGTGATTATGCAAGGTGATGCCGGCCAGCGGCTCGAGCCGCGCCATTTCTTCTTTCGTTAAAACAGCCAATTGTTTTAAGATACCAATCACGACCGGGCTCATACCCCGACTGTTGCCATCGGCAATCTTCAAAGAAACGCCCCAGCCCAATTCCGGAATCGCAAAACCATAAACGGCTTCCGCGCCGCTCTTGGCAACGATACGACCGGGAGCCGCCGACATCAGCGCCGTGCAGAGGCGGCCGCTGCCGGCAATCATCTGTGGGTTATGCATCATTGCGGTGCGAATCCGTTTGACGGCTGCCGCTCTTTTGTCGCTCATACCGCTGGGATTGGCCAGGCGAGCCCAGGCAAGAGCCATGTTATAAACCGATAAGCCGTGTACCGGCACACCGCAGCCATCGATACCGATGGGAATTTGCTCAACCGGCAGCCCGGTGAATTCACTGACCGATTGCAGCATCAGCTGCTGCACCGGGTGACGCAGTTCGGTATAATAAGCGGGATCAGCCCCCAACTGCTGGCACAACGTCAGCATCCCGGCATGTTTGCCGGAACAATTATTATGCACGGCGGTTGCCGGGATACCAGCTTCCCGCATGGCTTTCGCTCTGGGCAGATAGAGCGGCTCATGCGTGCCGCATTGCAACGCGTCAATGGAAAGTCCGATTTTTTGCAAAACTCTCTCCACCGTTTCGGTATGAATCAGTTCTCCGTTATGCGAAGCGCAGAAGACCGACATTTCTTGTTCGGTCAGGCCGAAGTGTTCCACGGCTCCGCTTTCCACCACAGGCACCGCTAAAAATGGTTTGGCGGACGAACGCCAAAAAGCAATTTTTTCTTTCGGCGCACCGGCGTAAGCAATCAGCTTGCCGCTAGCGTCGACAACCGCCACATCACCGTAATGAATACTCTCCACCAGGGGACCGCGTGTAACATGGACCAGCTCTGCGGAACGAAACATTTTGCCATCCTCCTCTTCATGATAACCTGCCGTATTGACGCATGATTTTCAGGGTTTCTTCAATTGGTAAACCGTAACGGATGTAACCGTCACAGCCGATTGTTGTTTTTGCCGCAAATAAGGCATTGATGATCGCTTCTTCGGTCGCCTCAACCGTTGCATCAAACAATCCGGTCAGAACGCGGCCGTCCTCCGCCAGACGCTGCACATTGCGGACAAGACCGGCACTCCTGTTGGGCTGACGGTTTGTTGTCGAGAACGCCACCACAAAATCACCGCTGCCGTGCGAAGCGACCGAACCGGTGCGGGACAAACCAAAAGCGCAGCGTTTGGCCACCCGGGTCAGTTGCCGGCTGGAAAGCGGCGCATCGGTAGCCAGCACCATCATAATTGAACCATCGCCGTTATGCCCGGTTTCAGGCCAGTTGATCAGCTCTTTGCCCACCGGAACACCGGCAATGATCAGGTCCTGCCTGCGGCCAAAGTTCGCCATGACCAAAACACCCACGGTAAAGCCGCCCATATTTTCCGGCAAGACGCGGGAGGAGGTGCCGATACCGCCTTTGAAGCCAAGCGCGCTCATGCCGGTACCGCCGCCGACGGCGCCCTCCGTCACCGGCCCGCTCCGGGCGTTGTTCAACGCTTCGTAAACATGCTCCTTGTGCACATGACGGCCCTGAATATCATTCAGGCTGCTGTCATTGCACTCGCCTACCAATGGATTGAGAGAGAGGATGGTAGGGTTACGCTCGATCATCCAGCTGATCAGCGCATCCGCCGCTAAACCCACATTCAGCGTGTTGGTCAATAAAATCGGTGTTTCAATCGTGCCCAGTTCCTGCACCTGGGCGATTCCCATCGCTTTGCCAAAACCGTTGATCACATGCACAACGCCGGCTACCTTATCTTCAAATAAATCGCCGGCATGCGGCAGGATTGCCGTCACACCGGTCCGGACCGGACCGATACCGGGTTTGCGCACCCCTTCGCCTGCAATCAGCGTGCAATGCCCCACCCGAACACCCGCCACATCCGTTATGGCGTTGTTGTTTCCGGTCGGTAAAAATCCGAAAGAAATCCCCACGTCACGGGCGCGGGGACGTTTGCTCACGTCCATTATTTGCAGGCCTTGACAAACTTCCCGAACAGCAGATCGAAATCTGTGAATTCAAAGAAGCATTCCGGATGCCACTGAATCGCCAGCAAGAACGGATAATTGCCGGCTTCAGCCGCTTCGATAATGCCGTCGGGAGCCTGAGCGGCGAGAATCCAGCCGGGCGCCAGCTCTTTGATGGCTTGATGATGGTAGGAATTGACTTTGATCACTGTTTTGCCCGGGAAAATCTCCGCCAATTTGGTATTGGGCATTAAATTGACAGAATGAGACGCGTGCCATCTTGGCGCTACCTGAACATGTTTGATCAAATGATCCGCTTTATATTGGCTATAGATATCCTGAATCAGCGTTCCGCCGCATGCAACATTCAGGAGTTGGCAGCCGCGGCAGATCGCCAGGATCGGCTTGCCGGTTTTCATGACGGCTGCGGCCAGTTTCATTTCATAAGCATCACGGGTGGGATTGATGCTGCCAATGCCCGGCACCGGTTCCTCGCCAAAGAAGGCAGGATCCAGATCGGGGCCGCCGGTGAATACAAAACCATCCAGCCTTTTCGCCAGCGCATCCACATCGTCTTGATTGGCATAGCTGATCAGGACAGGAATTCCGCCCGCTTTGGATATCGATTTGACATACGTTTGGCTAACGCTGTAGATGAATGTACTTTCATCATAATTCATTGTCACGCCAATCAGTGGTTTTTTCATGCAATAGTCCTCCTCTGTGATTGAGATTTTCACAACCTCATTTTCTTTGCTAGAATACGCTTTACCTGAGTTTAATTCCTTCTTTTTGTTCGATGCAGCCGGCTGGCAAATAAAAAGCCGTTTCTTTCTACAGAAACGGTTTTTTGCTCAATCTTTGATTCCGGCTTGCTTGCCGCTAGGGAAGATATTCCCGATAAAAACGCGGTACCCTTTTGCTGACACAAGCCATCAGCTCATGAGGAATGGCGCCAACCTCTTCCGACACCGATAAAGCATTGCGGTCCGGATCGGCCTGACCGAAAATGACGGCTTCATCCCCTGCCCGCACCCCGGCTACCTGCGTGACATCAATCATACATTGATCCATGCAAACCCGCCCGACAATCGGGGCCAGGCTGCCGCGGATCGCAACATAACCGCAATTGCTGAAACTTCTGAGCAACCCGTCGGCATAGCCAATGGGCAGTGTGCCAATTAAGGCTTCTTGCTTTGCCTGCCAGGTCCCGTTATAACTGACCCGCGTTCCGGCCGCGATTTTTTTCAGCAGGATGACGTGGCTTTTTAAGGTCATCACCGGCTCCAGCGGAAAGGGATGTGGTATAAAGTCGGACGGGTAAGCGCCATACATGCCGACCCCAAGGCGCACCAGATCGTAATGACTTTGCGGAAAGCGGAAAATCGCCGCTGTATTGGCGATATGTAAAAGCGGGATCGTCACACCAGCTGCTCTGAGAGTGGCCGTGAACGCCTGGAAGCGCTGCAACTGCCGCAAAGCAGGCGCCGCGTTTTCTTCTTCCGCCGCCGCGAAATGACTGAACAGACCTTGCAGCTGTAAATTCGGATATTGACTCAATTTCAAGGCGAACGCAACGCCGTCCGCGTTGTCCTCAACACCGATACGGCTCATCCCGGTATCCACTTTCAGATGAACCGGGATGATTTTACCGGCAGCAAAGGCCGCTTCCTGCAATTTATTCGCCAAATCAAGCGAAAAGACACAAACCGTAATATCATCGCGCGCCACCTGCCAGGCCGCTTCCGGAGCGACGTATCCAAGCACCAGAACCGGCGCCTGAATCCCGCCGTGCCGCAGGAGAATCGCTTCTTCTACGGTAGCCACGCCGAACAGATCGGCTCCGGCTGCCAGCGCCGCATATGCCGTCTGCAGCGCCCCATGCCCGTAAGCATCCGCTTTGATCACCGCCATCAATTGACAGCGCTTTGACAGCAGCGATTTGACCCTGATGACATTTTGTGCTAAAGCAACCAAATCGATTTCTGCCCAGGTTGGGCGCATGGAACCTGCCTCCTTTGGCTGCTCTAGGAAAGCCGGCCGCTGTCTTGCGCTTCAGCCAGGGCTTCCACAAAAGCGACTGCCATTTCCTTGTCGTGGCTGATGCTGATCAGCCACTGCGTGATCCCTTTTTCCTCTGCCAGTTGCGCAGCGGCTCCGTTCAGAACCACTTGCGGCGCACCGGCCGTATTGTGCCGGATCTCAATATTTTTCCAGGTGATGCCCTGGATAAAACCGCTGCCCAGGGCCTTGGCAACTGCTTCCTTGGCCGCCCAGCGGCCTGCCAGGTGCTCGGCCGACAAAAGCAAGCCGTTGTCCTGCCAGGTTTCCCATTCGGCTTCGGACAAAACCTGGCGGACGAATTTCTCCTGTAATTTTGCTAAAGCCGCTGCCACGCGGGCAACCGAAACATAGTCGACACCAACCGCTGCAACACAACGTCCCGGTGATCCGCGGTAGACCAAATTCTGGCTGACTGCCAGAGACTGCATGGGCTTTTCATTGTCGTTCAAGATAACTACACCCCGATTTTACGGCATCTCAACGCCAAAAACATGGGGAATTCACTGCGGGCTTGGTCCAAAGCCGCTTTTTTAGCGCTTTCCTGTTCTTTTTTATGGCTGACCCATTCTTCACAGTGTTCCACCAACAGACCGGCATTGCCTAAGGTATTGATATAAGCCTGCAGCGGACGATGGAAATGAATCGTGCTGGCGCTTTCTGCACCGGCGGCTTCCTGACCCGGATGAGCGCTGATCCGCAGTTCTTCACTGCTCAGGTAACTCCAGAGGGTGCGAACCTGACGCTGATCTTTCTGCTGCCACTGCCAGTCGCTGCGCTGCGGGATACGGAAACAAGGATGCATCATCACCACGATCAGCACACCACCCGGTTTCAGCAGCTGATAGGTTGCCTGCCAAACAGCGCTCAAGGGGCTCATATTCTGAATGGAAAGCACACTGGTCACGGCATCAAAGCTGCCGGCTTGCAGCCCCAAACGCAGACGCCCGTTTTCATCGATTAAGTTGGTGACATCGCCCTGCAAATAAGTAACCTGTTTAACGCCTTCCCGTTGATAGGTTTTGGCCAATTCCAACAGATCCGCCGCTAAATCCACACCGGTTACTCTGGCGCCGGCGCCGGCCAACCGGCGGCATAACACACCCTGTCCGCAAGCCAGGTCCAGTATTTTTGTTTCTTCAAAGGAACCGCCGGTTTCTTTCAGCATCCGTTCTACTCCGGGCAGGATGACTCTCTGGTGATACTCGCTGCCCTGTTGACCAACCAGAGAATTATACCAGCCGGCTACATCCTGCCAGTCTGTGCTGACCGGCATTTCCGGTTGCAGCGCGGGCTGCGCCGGCCGGATGAGTTTCTTTGGCTGCACACGCACAGGGTAAAGTTTACGAACCCGTCCGGAACGAGCCGTTTCTTTGAATTGTCCTGACGGGAAAGCCGCCTTGCGCTCCGAACCGCCTTCACTGCGCGAAACAATCGGCTTTTCACCGTATGGTTTCTTGGCGTAACCGCCTTCACTGCGTTGGACTTTGAATGGAGCAGAGTGTTTTTTGATCGGACTCTTATTTTCTGCTGCATTCTCTTCTGTGAAGGTCGCCGGTTTTGCACCATATGGTCTTTTCGCAAAACTATCCTCACCGTGTTTCAGCGCAGAAGATGCATTTTGATGCTGGTTGCCGTCACTTCCACCGCCGCGCTTGCCGGTGGAAATTGGTTTTCTGTATGTCGGTGCGGCTTTTGCTCTGCTGTTCCGATTCTTGTTTCTTTCATTCTTCATTGTATACGCTCCGTTTTTCTTTCATTTTTAAAAAATATGCACCAGGTTCATAGACAGGCAAACCTTTCATTCCTGCATTTTGCTTATTATAATAAATTCGGCTTTGCCTGACCGGATCCCTGCATTTTCTTAAAACCGGCTGCGGATTTCTCTTTTTACAGAATTGTCAAAGATTCATCATACAAAATACTTAAATTGCAGGCAGGTCTGACAGGTAATAAGCACGAACTATTATAATTAGAATCTTTTTGTCCCTCAATATTATGAAAGGATCATGAATATGAAAAAACCCTTAAAAAACCCGCCTCCAAAACCCAAAAAATCACTGATGTTTTATTACGCGATCGTGCTGGCGGCGATTTTTATCTTTAATACGATCATCATTCCTTTGATGATGGAAGCGAAAGTAGAGACCATCGAATACAGTACTTTCCTGGACATGCTGACCGAAGATAAAATTGAAACCGTTGTTCTGGAAGATACGCGGATCTACATCATCGGAAAAGCAGATGCCAACGGTATAAAACCGCAATATGAAACCGGATATATCTACGATCCAAATCTGGTCGATCGACTTTCCGCCATCGACGGGATCAACTTTTACAGTGAGATTCCGGAACAGCTCTCTCCTTTCCTGGAATTTATCATTACTTGGATTCTGCCGATTGGAATCTTTGTTGTCCTTGGTCAGCTGCTCTCCAGGCAAATGGCAAAAAGGATGGGCGGCGGCGCGATGTCGTTTGGTAAAAGCAATGCCAAGATCTATGTGGAAGCGCAGACCGGCAAAACCTTTGCCGATGTTGCCGGTCAGGAAGAAGCCAAGGACTCCCTGCTGGAGGTGGTTGATTTCCTGCATAACCCAGCCAAATACAGCAATGTCGGTGCAAAAATCCCCAAAGGCGTCTTATTGGTCGGTCCGCCGGGGACCGGCAAAACCTTACTGGCCAAAGCGGTTGCCGGCGAAGCCGGCGTTCCCTTTTTCTCCATCACCGGCAGCGAATTCGTGGAAATGTTTGTGGGTATGGGCGCTGCCCGGGTGCGTGACTTATTCAAGCAAGCGCAGGAAAAAGCTCCCTGTATCGTTTTCATTGACGAAATTGACACCATCGGCAAACGCCGTGACGCAGGCGGCATCGGCGGCAACGACGAACGCGAACAAACTCTCAATCAATTGCTTTCTGAAATGGACGGCTTTGATTCTTCCAAAGGTGTCATCATCCTGGCAGCCACCAACCGCCCGGAAGTACTCGACCGCGCCCTCTTGCGGCCGGGCCGTTTTGACCGCCGCATTCCGGTCGAACTGCCTGATCTGAAAGGACGCGAAGCCATTTTAAAAGTCCATATCAAGAGTGTCAAAGCCGAAGAAAATATCGATCTTGGCTCCATCGCACGCTCCACTCCCGGCGCCTCGGGGGCGGATCTAGCGAATATCATCAACGAAGCTGCGCTGCGCACCGTGCGCAACAATCGCCTGCTGGTCAATCAGCAGGACCTGGATGAAGCGGTCGAAACAACTTTGGCCGGGGAACAACGCAAAACAGCCGTGATTTCACCGAAAGAACGGCGTGTGATTGCCAGCCACGAAATCGGGCATGCCCTGGTTGCCGCTTTTGCCGACAAAGAACAGTTGGTGCACAAGATCACCATCGTTCCCCGTACCTCCGGTGCTCTGGGTTACACCATGCAGCTTGCCGAAGAAGAACACGTACTCTTATCGCGCAGCGATACCTTAGCCCGCATCACGGTCCTGACTGCCGGCCGGGCTGCCGAAGAAATTTGTTTCAATGAAATCACTTCCGGAGCTGCCAATGATATTGAGCAGGCAACCCGTCTGGCACGCGCCATGGTTACTCGTCTTGGTATGAGCGATAATTTCGATATGATGATGTTGGAAACCATCAACAATGCCTATCTGAGCGGTGATGCTTCTCTCGTCTGCGCCAATGACACCGCAACGATCGTGGATCAGGAAGTCTTGCAGATCATCCGCAGCTGTCATGCCAAAGCCAAAGAAATTCTGCTGCAGAACCGCAATATGCTGAATGAATTGACCGAATATTTACTGGAGAAAGAAACCATTACCGGGAAAGAGTTCCTGGAAAAAATGGAAGGCCATAAAGCCAAATCTGCCGAATCTGCCGCCATGCCAGAGACTGTGCCTGCAGCCTCTGAAAACCAAACAGTCGAGTCTGTGCTGCCTGACGCTACAGCGGAAGTTCCCGCTGCGGCAGCCGATCCGATTGCCGAACCTCCAAAGGCAGACATAAAGGATCCCGAATAAAAAATCAATGAGACAGCATCCTCTCAGACCGATCAGAGCATTCAAAAACGGAACCGCTTCTCCAAAGGGAGAACGGTTCCGTTTTCTTTTGATCTTTCTATCTTATGGCATGGCTGAATCCACGTGCGGACTCTTTATTGGAAAAGCGTCAGATAAACGCCGGCGGCCACTGCCGTCCCGATTACACCGGCTACGTTCGGTCCCATGGCATGCATGAGTAACCAGTTGGAACGATTGGCTTTTTGCCCTTCAATTTGGGAAACCCGGGCAGCCATCGGCACGGCGGAAACTCCGGCGGAGCCGATCAACGGATTGACTTTGCCGCCGCTGGCCACACACATCAGTTTGCCGATCAGCAAGCCGCCTACGGTGCTGACCATGAAAGCAACCAGGCCCAAAGCGATGATTTTTAAAGTCTCCGGCTGCAGGAAGCGCTCGCCGACCGAAGTTGCGCCAACCGTTGTGCCCAAGAAAATGGTGACGATGTTGCACAAATCATTCTGAGCGGTATTGGAAAGGCGTTCTGTCACACCGGACTCCCGGAGGAGGTTCCCCATCATCAGCATCCCGATCAGAGGAGCGACGGAAGGAAGCAGGAGTGTGCAGAAAATAGTGACGATGATTGGGAAACAGACTTTTTCGGTTTTGGAAACTTTGCGCATCTGTTCCATTTTAATTTCGCGCTCTTTTTTCGTCGTCAAAAGCCGCATAATCGGCGGTTGAATCAACGGGATCAGGGCCATATAAGAATAAGCCGCAATGGCAATCGGGGCCAGCAGATGCGGCGCCAGTTTGGATGCAAGGTAAATGGCCGTCGGACCGTCGGCACCGCCGATAATGCCGATCGAAGCCGCTTCGCCGGGATTAAAGCCTAGCACAGTGGCAATCAGGAAAGCCACCACCACGCCCAATTGGGCGCCGGCTCCCATCAGCAAACTGCTGGGGCGCGCGATCAAAGGGCCGAAATCCGTCATGGCGCCGATGCCCAGGAAGATCAGAGAAGGGTAAATATCCAATTCCACCCCTTGATATAAGTAATATAGCAGACCGCCAATTGGGGAAGCGGCGGACGGAGGATTCATAATTCCGGTTAACGGCAGATTGGCCAGCAACATGCCAAAAGCAATGGGGAGCAGCAGCAGCGGTTCAAATTTTTTCCCGATCGCCAGATAGATCAGCACACAGGCGATCACAATCATCAGTATAGAGCGCCAGGT
This window of the Negativicutes bacterium genome carries:
- a CDS encoding LysE family transporter, with the translated sequence MFNWFQFLTYALITAFTPGPNNIMSMSNAGRVGFRKSILFNFGIWVGFSVVMLLCTAFASLLSTYLPVIKLPMLLLGAAYMLYLAWSTYRSSSRIEENPTAGSFWSGLLLQFINPKIYLYGIISMEAYILPFYHSQLLILFGFALLLAFIGFCFTLLWAGFGSVFRSLFSQHAKIVNPLLALMLVYCAVSLFFE
- a CDS encoding P1 family peptidase produces the protein MDVSKRPRARDVGISFGFLPTGNNNAITDVAGVRVGHCTLIAGEGVRKPGIGPVRTGVTAILPHAGDLFEDKVAGVVHVINGFGKAMGIAQVQELGTIETPILLTNTLNVGLAADALISWMIERNPTILSLNPLVGECNDSSLNDIQGRHVHKEHVYEALNNARSGPVTEGAVGGGTGMSALGFKGGIGTSSRVLPENMGGFTVGVLVMANFGRRQDLIIAGVPVGKELINWPETGHNGDGSIMMVLATDAPLSSRQLTRVAKRCAFGLSRTGSVASHGSGDFVVAFSTTNRQPNRSAGLVRNVQRLAEDGRVLTGLFDATVEATEEAIINALFAAKTTIGCDGYIRYGLPIEETLKIMRQYGRLS
- a CDS encoding gamma-glutamyl-gamma-aminobutyrate hydrolase family protein, producing the protein MKKPLIGVTMNYDESTFIYSVSQTYVKSISKAGGIPVLISYANQDDVDALAKRLDGFVFTGGPDLDPAFFGEEPVPGIGSINPTRDAYEMKLAAAVMKTGKPILAICRGCQLLNVACGGTLIQDIYSQYKADHLIKHVQVAPRWHASHSVNLMPNTKLAEIFPGKTVIKVNSYHHQAIKELAPGWILAAQAPDGIIEAAEAGNYPFLLAIQWHPECFFEFTDFDLLFGKFVKACK
- a CDS encoding class I SAM-dependent methyltransferase — translated: MKNERNKNRNSRAKAAPTYRKPISTGKRGGGSDGNQHQNASSALKHGEDSFAKRPYGAKPATFTEENAAENKSPIKKHSAPFKVQRSEGGYAKKPYGEKPIVSRSEGGSERKAAFPSGQFKETARSGRVRKLYPVRVQPKKLIRPAQPALQPEMPVSTDWQDVAGWYNSLVGQQGSEYHQRVILPGVERMLKETGGSFEETKILDLACGQGVLCRRLAGAGARVTGVDLAADLLELAKTYQREGVKQVTYLQGDVTNLIDENGRLRLGLQAGSFDAVTSVLSIQNMSPLSAVWQATYQLLKPGGVLIVVMMHPCFRIPQRSDWQWQQKDQRQVRTLWSYLSSEELRISAHPGQEAAGAESASTIHFHRPLQAYINTLGNAGLLVEHCEEWVSHKKEQESAKKAALDQARSEFPMFLALRCRKIGV
- the acpS gene encoding holo-ACP synthase, which translates into the protein MNDNEKPMQSLAVSQNLVYRGSPGRCVAAVGVDYVSVARVAAALAKLQEKFVRQVLSEAEWETWQDNGLLLSAEHLAGRWAAKEAVAKALGSGFIQGITWKNIEIRHNTAGAPQVVLNGAAAQLAEEKGITQWLISISHDKEMAVAFVEALAEAQDSGRLS
- the alr gene encoding alanine racemase; the encoded protein is MRPTWAEIDLVALAQNVIRVKSLLSKRCQLMAVIKADAYGHGALQTAYAALAAGADLFGVATVEEAILLRHGGIQAPVLVLGYVAPEAAWQVARDDITVCVFSLDLANKLQEAAFAAGKIIPVHLKVDTGMSRIGVEDNADGVAFALKLSQYPNLQLQGLFSHFAAAEEENAAPALRQLQRFQAFTATLRAAGVTIPLLHIANTAAIFRFPQSHYDLVRLGVGMYGAYPSDFIPHPFPLEPVMTLKSHVILLKKIAAGTRVSYNGTWQAKQEALIGTLPIGYADGLLRSFSNCGYVAIRGSLAPIVGRVCMDQCMIDVTQVAGVRAGDEAVIFGQADPDRNALSVSEEVGAIPHELMACVSKRVPRFYREYLP
- the gltX gene encoding glutamate--tRNA ligase; this encodes MADKPVRVRIAPSPTGNCHVGTARTALYNYLFARKNHGKFILRIDDTDNKRNTKESEEGVFAGLKWLGLDWDEGADIGGPYGPYRQSERLDIYHHYIQQLLREGKAYECYCTAEELAAEREEQSARKEDPRYSGRCLHLTEEQKAAYRAEGRLPAIRLRVPDDKIRFHDIIHGQLEADGALMGDFVIQKSNGSPIYNFATVIDDHVMEISHVIRAAEHISNTFPQVVIYRALAWQLPEFAHLVLLLNPDKTKISKRKGAVYLGEFAEMGYLPEAMLNFNAFLGWNPGGDVMEEILSKEELIQMFSLERCTESNAVFDQVKLDWMNGMWIRRLTPEDLCLRVMPFMQKAGLIQEDTPAARAYLTKLIHLIHERLPRLDAAPASLAYFYQDWTEDEVALDLFSSKRQTPQQIAAMLQDALLLLKTTEFSAEAMEAVMNEKCEAIGWKKGDFFMPLRVAFTNRKVSPPLFPTMELIGRDRVIARMEKAIAALQK
- a CDS encoding asparaginase, translated to MFRSAELVHVTRGPLVESIHYGDVAVVDASGKLIAYAGAPKEKIAFWRSSAKPFLAVPVVESGAVEHFGLTEQEMSVFCASHNGELIHTETVERVLQKIGLSIDALQCGTHEPLYLPRAKAMREAGIPATAVHNNCSGKHAGMLTLCQQLGADPAYYTELRHPVQQLMLQSVSEFTGLPVEQIPIGIDGCGVPVHGLSVYNMALAWARLANPSGMSDKRAAAVKRIRTAMMHNPQMIAGSGRLCTALMSAAPGRIVAKSGAEAVYGFAIPELGWGVSLKIADGNSRGMSPVVIGILKQLAVLTKEEMARLEPLAGITLHNHRGDEVGELRSAVQLVWI